Proteins from one Parvibaculum lavamentivorans DS-1 genomic window:
- the serS gene encoding serine--tRNA ligase, with product MFDIKAIRDDAGAFDAGLAKRGLAPQAARLIEIDERRRAIITSLQELQQRRNDASKQIGQAKAKKDDALAQSLMEEVASIKSAIQEGEEKERAANAEIEAALASIPNIPFDDVPVGPDESANVIRHSHGKAREMNFAPKEHFDLGEALGLMDFEAAAKMSGARFTVLKGQLARLERAIGNFMVDLHTTEFGYEEVAPPLMVRDDAMFGTAQLPKFEDDQFATFKGLARDDQEKYWLIPTAEVPLTNLVRESILSEEELPKRFTAYTACFRAEAGSAGRDTRGMIRQHQFSKVELVSITTPEKSREEHERMLSCAEEVLKRLDLHYRVMTLSTGDMGFASRKTYDIEVWLPGQNAFREISSCSVCGDFQARRMNARYRPKGEKNTRFVHTLNGSGLAVGRALVAVMENYQQADGSITVPTALQPYMGGQEVIAVHG from the coding sequence ATGTTCGACATCAAGGCCATTCGCGACGACGCTGGGGCATTCGATGCCGGGCTTGCGAAACGCGGGCTCGCGCCGCAGGCCGCGCGCCTTATCGAGATCGACGAGCGCCGCCGCGCCATCATAACTTCCCTTCAGGAATTGCAGCAGCGCCGCAACGATGCCTCCAAGCAAATCGGCCAGGCGAAGGCGAAGAAAGACGACGCGCTGGCTCAAAGCCTGATGGAAGAGGTGGCGAGCATCAAAAGCGCCATTCAGGAGGGCGAGGAGAAGGAACGCGCCGCCAATGCCGAGATTGAAGCGGCGCTGGCCTCCATTCCCAATATTCCCTTCGACGATGTTCCTGTCGGTCCCGATGAGAGCGCCAATGTCATCCGCCACAGCCATGGCAAGGCGCGTGAGATGAACTTCGCGCCGAAAGAGCATTTCGATCTCGGCGAGGCCCTGGGCCTGATGGATTTCGAGGCGGCTGCGAAGATGTCCGGCGCGCGGTTCACAGTGCTCAAGGGCCAGCTCGCGCGGCTCGAACGCGCCATCGGCAATTTCATGGTGGATCTCCACACGACCGAGTTCGGCTATGAGGAAGTCGCGCCGCCCCTGATGGTGCGCGACGACGCCATGTTCGGCACCGCACAGCTTCCGAAGTTCGAGGACGACCAGTTCGCGACATTCAAAGGTCTGGCGCGTGACGATCAGGAAAAATACTGGCTGATCCCGACAGCCGAAGTGCCGCTGACCAATCTCGTGCGCGAGAGCATCCTCTCCGAAGAGGAGCTGCCGAAACGGTTTACCGCTTACACAGCCTGTTTCCGCGCCGAGGCTGGATCCGCCGGGCGCGATACGCGCGGCATGATCCGCCAGCATCAGTTTTCCAAGGTTGAACTCGTCTCGATCACGACGCCGGAGAAGTCACGCGAGGAACACGAGCGGATGCTCTCCTGCGCCGAAGAGGTGCTGAAGCGGCTCGATCTGCATTATCGCGTCATGACGCTGTCCACCGGCGACATGGGGTTTGCCTCGCGCAAGACCTATGACATCGAGGTCTGGCTGCCGGGGCAGAACGCCTTCCGGGAAATTTCGTCCTGTTCCGTCTGCGGCGACTTCCAGGCGCGGCGGATGAATGCGCGCTACCGGCCCAAGGGCGAGAAGAACACGCGCTTCGTGCATACGTTGAACGGATCCGGCCTTGCCGTCGGGCGCGCGCTTGTGGCGGTGATGGAGAATTACCAGCAGGCCGATGGCTCCATCACTGTTCCCACGGCGCTCCAACCCTATATGGGCGGGCAGGAGGTTATCGCCGTTCATGGCTAA
- a CDS encoding protein-L-isoaspartate(D-aspartate) O-methyltransferase — protein sequence MNEETSMDEGEQEKIELIMGLRRQGIRDKRVLSALERVPREKFISATFRKQAYEDHALPIECGQTISQPYIVAYMTEQLHVGERMKVLEVGTGSGYQAAVLSRLCRRVYTIERYRTLLKDAVKRLEDLHIHNVTAKVGDGAQGWPEQAPFDRIIVTAAAPSVPQKLVDQLKEGGLMIVPVAVSGARGEQKLVRIERTGDGVKREELLPVRFVPLVEGVAKES from the coding sequence ATGAACGAAGAAACGTCCATGGACGAAGGCGAACAGGAAAAGATCGAACTGATCATGGGGCTGCGGCGGCAGGGCATCCGTGACAAACGCGTGCTGTCCGCGCTGGAGCGCGTCCCGCGCGAGAAGTTCATCAGCGCGACTTTCCGCAAGCAGGCCTATGAAGATCATGCGCTGCCGATCGAGTGCGGGCAGACGATCAGCCAACCCTATATCGTGGCTTACATGACCGAGCAGCTTCATGTCGGGGAGCGCATGAAGGTGCTCGAGGTCGGCACGGGCTCCGGCTATCAGGCTGCCGTTCTCTCCCGTCTCTGCCGGCGCGTCTATACGATCGAGCGCTACCGGACGCTCCTCAAGGATGCGGTGAAACGGCTTGAGGATCTGCATATCCACAATGTGACGGCGAAGGTCGGCGATGGCGCTCAGGGATGGCCGGAGCAGGCGCCCTTCGACCGAATCATTGTCACCGCCGCAGCGCCTTCAGTGCCGCAAAAGCTCGTCGATCAGTTGAAGGAAGGCGGCTTGATGATTGTTCCCGTGGCGGTTTCCGGTGCCCGGGGCGAACAGAAACTTGTCCGGATCGAGCGGACAGGGGATGGTGTGAAGCGTGAAGAGCTTCTGCCGGTGCGGTTCGTACCGCTCGTGGAAGGTGTTGCCAAGGAATCCTGA
- the surE gene encoding 5'/3'-nucleotidase SurE gives MRILVTNDDGIHAPGLKVLEKIAHKLSRDVWVVAPEDEQSGSAHSLSLANPLRVRKLTARKYAVRGTPSDCVLMAVRHILKDEQPDLVVSGINRGQNIADDVTYSGTIAAAMEGTQLGIPSIALSQAFGFSGSANVKWSTAEHFAPDILKKLIAAGWPEEVLININFPDVVPGSVTGIEVTRQGKRDQSLVRVEERIDARNNPYYWLGFERILSNPPQGTDLRAIYESRISITPLHMDLTHQKTAKALNDALGTLAQPKRRPRSASRKK, from the coding sequence CTGCGCATCCTCGTCACCAATGATGATGGCATTCACGCTCCGGGCCTCAAGGTTTTGGAAAAGATCGCGCACAAGCTCTCGCGAGATGTCTGGGTTGTTGCGCCGGAGGATGAGCAAAGCGGTTCGGCCCATTCCCTGTCGCTCGCCAATCCGCTCCGCGTCCGCAAGCTCACCGCACGCAAATATGCCGTGCGCGGTACGCCGTCTGACTGCGTGCTCATGGCTGTCCGTCATATCCTGAAGGACGAGCAACCGGACCTCGTAGTATCGGGCATCAATCGCGGCCAGAATATCGCCGATGACGTGACCTATTCGGGCACCATCGCGGCGGCGATGGAGGGAACCCAGCTCGGTATCCCCTCCATTGCCTTGAGCCAGGCCTTCGGCTTCAGCGGCAGCGCCAACGTCAAATGGTCCACGGCGGAGCATTTTGCGCCGGATATCCTGAAGAAGCTCATCGCCGCCGGCTGGCCGGAAGAAGTTCTCATCAACATCAATTTTCCTGATGTCGTGCCCGGGTCCGTCACCGGCATCGAGGTGACGCGGCAGGGGAAGCGCGACCAGTCTCTCGTGCGGGTGGAGGAGCGCATCGACGCGCGCAACAATCCCTACTACTGGCTCGGCTTCGAGCGCATTCTCAGCAATCCGCCGCAGGGAACGGATTTGCGCGCGATATACGAATCGCGCATCTCGATCACGCCGCTCCATATGGATTTGACGCACCAGAAGACGGCCAAGGCGCTCAACGATGCCCTTGGCACGCTGGCGCAGCCGAAGCGGCGCCCACGCAGCGCGTCGCGCAAGAAATAG